CGTCGAACCAAAATTGTGGCAACCCTCGGCCCGAGCTCAAACGATACCGCTACCATCGAACACCTCATTGCAGCCGGTGTCGACGTTTTCAGGCTCAACATGTCACACGGTACTCATGACGGCCATCGCAATACCTATCAGCGTATTCGGGCAGCAGCAGACAAACTGGAAAAACTCATTGGGGTGCTGGCAGATTTATGCGGCCCGAAAATTCGCGTCGGTAAGTTTCAACAAGGCCGGATTGAACTGACAGTGGGCGATTCCGTCACTGTAACTACCCGGGACGTCGTTGGCCGCCCGGGTCTTATCCCTTCGCAGTACAGAGCCCTGGCCGCTGATGTTGAGATCGGAAATCGCATCCTCTTGGATGACGGCAACCTCGAACTAGTTGTCAAATCGGTCGACGGATCCGAAATCACCTGTCAGGTGGTCAGCGGCGGAATACTCAGCGACCACAAGGGAATGAACCTGCCGGGCGTTAAGATCTCGTCCCCGGCACTGACGGAAACGGATCGCGTTGACGCCCATTTCGCATTGCAATTGGGTGTGGATTTTCTTGCGCTCTCGTTCGTGCGCCGAGCTTCAGACATCGAGGATCTTCGTGCCCTTGTGTCGAAAACCACCTCCCACGTGGCCATTGTTGCCAAAATTGAGAAGCCGGAAGCACTCGACAATATCGATGAAATTCTGGACGCCGCCGATGCCATCATGGTGGCCCGCGGCGATCTGGGCGTAGAACTACCGCCCCAGGCTGTACCCAATGCCCAGGTTCAGCTCATCGACCTGGCCAGAGTTTATAGAAAACCGGTGATCGTGGCCACCCAAATGCTGGAATCCATGATCGACCATCCCCGACCCACCAGGGCTGAAGTTTCAGACGTGGCCAATGCGGTCCGCAGCGGTGCTGACGCGGTAATGCTCTCGGCCGAAACAGCCTCGGGCAAACATCCGGTTGAAGCGGTCAAAATGATGAACGATATTGCCCGGCAGACT
This DNA window, taken from Candidatus Desulfatibia profunda, encodes the following:
- the pyk gene encoding pyruvate kinase gives rise to the protein MRIDTDLKLLIYRRTKIVATLGPSSNDTATIEHLIAAGVDVFRLNMSHGTHDGHRNTYQRIRAAADKLEKLIGVLADLCGPKIRVGKFQQGRIELTVGDSVTVTTRDVVGRPGLIPSQYRALAADVEIGNRILLDDGNLELVVKSVDGSEITCQVVSGGILSDHKGMNLPGVKISSPALTETDRVDAHFALQLGVDFLALSFVRRASDIEDLRALVSKTTSHVAIVAKIEKPEALDNIDEILDAADAIMVARGDLGVELPPQAVPNAQVQLIDLARVYRKPVIVATQMLESMIDHPRPTRAEVSDVANAVRSGADAVMLSAETASGKHPVEAVKMMNDIARQTEAYLWSRGAFGSLTRRHETARPFAVEDALSESMAQLSRDLLVRAIMVISRQDHSLAVMSSSRPAAPIIGICLDQRSSRIANLLWGVIPTTATPSEVDHPNSLAKRIVVELGLAVKGHTILVVRGFSSDPQQNAPSVTVVTV